GATCTACAGAAGCTGAACACGCGGCGCTGGGCCAGCTTCTTCTCTGCTGGAGTTGAGCAGGATGAGTTCCATGAGGCCTTAGAGGAGCTGAGAACTCTGTCCCAGTGCTACGAAACAGGGGTTGAAGTGGATGAATCTGAAGATGAAGCAGATTCAGACTAACTCATCTTTATTAGAGAGAGCGAAAGTAAGAATAGCTTTATTCTGAGAGTGATCTTAAAGCCATTCCCTTTAACAGTGGCCCAATGGCTACCGCCTTTTCAGTGCAGCAAGATCCTGTGAAAAAAGCTGGCTGAAGTTGTCCGGCTCCTTGCAGCTGTGGGGTAAAGGAGGAAAGCTGATTTTTCAGGGGCTGTTTTCccttatttggtttttttttaggactCTGCAAAATGGATTTGCTGCACTTGTTGGAGTAAGACCACACAATAAATACAGAATTCAGGTTGTAACTTTCCCACATACAATCAACACAAGGGGaaaacttaccaaaaaaaaaaaaagtgaaaagagatCTTATGGTACAACATGTACATGTTCCATGTTCTTTTCCAAGGCTGGTGGCCCCGTCTTCACCCTGGAGTGAGGTCAGTGTCCACAAGCATCACTTCTGGCAGTTCACCTTTGAAACTCCCCATGTAGGTTCTAGAGCACGTTATCACCCCAACCCCTTTCTTCCTTCAGTTTGATACAGACTGAGGAGTGCAGCGTTTCAGAAGTGTAGCAGGAaagtgaaccaaaaaaaaaaaaaaaaaaggtgctgtcTTAAGTACCTGTGCAAACATCTATCCACAGCACCCATCTAGCAGCAAACTGGCAAACACATCTCCCTCTGATGCAGTCAGGAGCTTATTGAGCCAGAAAAACACTTAGTCGTCAGGCTCTTCCTCAGAAAGCAGAAGATCTTTATCTGACAACTGGTCTGTATTACTGGTGCTAGTGGCATCCTCCTCATCTTCAGAGCTCCCATCGCAGGAGGTGTGGAACAGCCTCATCAGTTCTCTGAACCTGTGGGATACCTGAAGAACAAGGGAAATCCAAGATGACCCGTGACCTGAAGGTGGTGTGAAATGGAAGTCTCCTATTACGAAGTTCAGGGTGTTTTGTGCAGTTATATTCTACTGACTCGCAGGTCAAAAAACAGGCAGTTTGAAAAGACTCCTCAGCAGTGATGTGGGGAAGGTTAAGAAACAAACCTCGACAGATTCCCAATGTACTGAAGCAGAAGGCTGAAGACCCCAGTAGCAGCCACAGAAACAATTCTGGTACTAAATACAAGGTTAAAATGTCAACGGTGACATTGTAAAAAAGACCATGGCAGTCATGATTTTTGTCTCTGACAGAACAGAtcagggtttggtttgtttgtggtttgtttgggtttttttatttgcagttagGATTGTTCTTCTCTGATCCAAATTAAAGTTAAGTCTGGGAGACCAGTATGATGGCAAACCTccacctttccttccttcccaccccctttcccccgtcACTGTAGCAGATTCAAGCTTTCCCACCCCCCCTCACCTCGCTAGCAGTCTTGTTGCCCAGTTTCTGTGAGATGGCCTGGAAGGTTTCCAGCTGGGCTCCCTTCTCCTGGCAGGTGGTAAGGATGACCCTGTCAGCCTCCCTGTGAAACAGCACAAGAGttaaaaagccaccaaaaccacATGCTGACACACTTGGACCACCACAAGCCTGAGAGGCCTGGGCCAACGTGAGGGTAACAGTCACAGAGCAGTTCCGTTACCAGCACCACCCAGCACAAGACATGGCTCTAAGCAGAGCTGCGTTTAGCctgtttttaagctttttgaaggagaaaaattcttTCCCAGCCCGAAGTACTACAATAGTTACAGTGCCACAAGCAGACAGCATTTCTCATGGGACCAAGAGGGCAGGTATGCTGGACTGTGGGTAGATGAAACAAGGCAGGAATATTCAAACGGAGGGCACAGAAGACATTAGAAAATGGGAATacgaaatgaaaataaaagatattCTATAATATGAAAGCTGAAGCCAAATACTGAAGGCACGAAGGACGTAAGATGCAGTTCAGGCAGACGTACCTGGTCCAGAGGACAACCTTCTCCCCGGTTGAGCTGACTTTGCTGTTCTTTGCACACACGGTTGCTTCTGTGACTcgctgctgttgctgctcctgctcctcttccttttgccccagggaggcagtgaCCGCTCTATATTCCAGCTGCTCAGAACACTGATGCACCTGGAAGCAGTTGGGTGCATTTGCCTTTAATCTGCTCTCAGGGAAGTTTCCAGTGCAGCGCGGATCATCTGTTTCCAAACTGCAATCACCAGGGGctcgggagctgcagctcttcccCAGTGGTGGTTTTCTACCCACCGTTACCCAGCCCTGCTTTGCTTCAGGTTTTCCTTCCCGAGGCAAAGGTGGTCCCTCCAATTCTTTCACACCCGATTTTGAAGGCTGACCGAAGACACTAAGCTTTTCTGATGAATCCGAATAAAGCCCTTTAGTCTGACACAAACTCCCGCCAGAAGAGGAACCAGGTCCCGTTAGATCTTGTGCTGtagcaggaggagaggagagcagcagatcTCTGCTCAACCCAAAGgaagcatctgcttttccttGGTGGGGCTGGTTTAGTCCCTCGCTCTCTCTTCCCTCAGTGCAGGGAAAGTCTTTGGTTTCTTGAGGTAGTTTTAGAGTAGGTTTTTGTAGATGTGTGCATCGGGGGCCAGTGATGGAAGAGTCACTGCCCTCTGCAGTATTACCAGCAGCTCCGACACCTCCTCGAACCTCGTTATCAGGCAGCGCAGCTTTTTCAGAAGACACATGTCTGCTGGAGACAATCTTTCCCTCCAGGGGAGATCCTGATAATAAACCCAAATAAGTTCAGACCATCTGTTAGTAAGAATAAACTTCTGGAGGCTTTATTCACTtactttttaagatttttttttttttaattattttgctagAGAGATGTGTGTAAATGAGAACACAGTCTGGGAGCAGTTTTGTAATTCTGTCTGCAGTTTGCCCACCCTGTAACTCAAAGGCGACAGACGCTGTGCAGTCAGTGTGCAGACgtgatgaacacatgagaaagctTAAGCGCACAGCCCAGAATAAAATTCTCAGAACGAAGCACATGTTGCTGCTGTTGGCACTGTATTTACACAACCACTATCAACCAGGCATCAGGCTGCATTTCACCAAAACCACTGTGTTTAACCCGGGCGCTGTCTCCAACAGCAGCACTAAGGGAGACCTggctgctgaaaggagggagaggtCCCTTTCGGGTTGTTTACCCTGCAATAATCACATCTCCCTTGTCTGTACCAGactgaaggaacaaaaaaaaagtaacatgaaGGGCATCATTTAAAAGATAAGAGAGATGGTGATTTTGAACTGCtctgtcaaaatgaaaaatggaaaagaaatcagtATTATGGTAGTTCTGGGAATGGGATCAATGAGTACATGAGCAAGAGAAGCTTAAACGAAGCATTCATTCTGAAAAGGGGAGAATATTTCTCTTGTCAGGAAAGCTTATTTTGAAGGGAATGCTCTGGATATATGCATGTTTAGAGCATCCAGAGTGgatgaagacaaggaaaaaaaatgaaagattattAGAAGTTCTCATTAGCTCAATAAATTTGCATTACAAGGCCCTATACCTCTTCTCATTTGTGTGAGCCCGTCTGGAGATGAATGTACCTGTCTGTACACAAGACTTCCACACACCTGAAGCCAGAGTCTCCACTTTCCTCAACAGAGTTCTTGCTCTGCTCTGGACATCCTCTCCCTCATCTCTGTTCTCCAGATTTTCTCCTGCAGGTTCCTTTGACATTCCAGAATCCTTCCCTTCAGGCTGAGGACTTGATTCTTGTTGAACAAGGCTTGTAGTCAGCTCCTGAGAATCTTTAGCtttataaaatttgttttcacaCACCTGCAAATCAATATATAGGCTTAGAATTAGAGATGTGGTCTATCAGTCCAAACCTCACGCTCCGGCCTCTGCTTCCAAAGTATTCCTTGCCCCTACCAAAGGCTTCAGTTTGGCAATATGTTTGtacttagaaaaatgaaattttttttattattaggaaCAGGCATTGTTCTTTTCACATAGTGGCCATACAAGCATCTTCCactaaaaaaaagcttatttttaactCAAAAGAACATCAAAACTAACACTATTTAGCACAGCAAGGAGGGGCAGGAGAAAGTGAGCAGGAGACAGACAAGGGGAAGGCCAGGCAGAGCCCTCAGAGCTCCAAAGAGGGAGATGCTACTGGTCAtcttttgatttacttttttcctcaacACATTATTTTGGAGACATGAGGCCTGAGGCCAGACAGATCATCACAACAGGGAGACTCTTGGCAGGACTCTACTTTTCCACTCACCACTCTGGTGACTTGGCCTATCAACTAACCTTACTACTACAATGGCTGCAGctcctccttttgcttttctttagctTGAGATCGCTACTCCCTTCATGGCAGGAACATGAACATTCCTTCATCCCATCTACCCACTCGACCTCCTGGAAACAGACATACTCCAGCTGACATGTGCAGGGTACACAAAGATGACAGTCAGGGGAAGGTTAACCCCAGAGGGAGCCAGGAGGGGCCACTCTGCGCACACCTGGAGAGAACTAAAGCAATTATGCTGCCAGCAAGCCAAGCACAATGGAAACATTTCAATCCCCTTTCTTCAAATCTTTATAGGCTGTTGTCATGTCTCTTGGTAAGACACATTTATCCTCACGGGCATGCATTTTCTCAGAGTCCATATACATGGACTAGTGAGATACCCCAGGCCCACCTTGTCATTATTCTGGCCTCCGATCTCTTTCCGCTTCTTATTTTTTGTGGCTGTGTGCATCTTGGGTGGTTCATCCTCCTCTTCTACATCCGGCAAAGACACCTCTTCAAACCCATcaaactacaaaaaaagaaacacagaagaacTGCTCTATCATGACAGCTCTTCAGCAGACCAAACTTCATTTTCCCTATGAATTTCTGAATATTGAGCTGAGCTCCACGACACAACAAGTTCAATTATGTTAGAAGAGATataaatgctgtaaaaaaaaaaactgaaaaatttgctTCAGTCCGCCAACACCCATCCCaccctgctgcttcctcctctctgGAAACGCAGCCTCCATTTGAGTTCAAGCATGTCTCGTATCtctgcttttatcttttctgGCCTTGGGGAAAAGATTGTTCCACCTCATATTCCTTCTCTTCTGTCCAGTTGATCTCCTCAAAGTCTCCCATGCGGTTGGCTGAGGGCCTTAAGTGatcaaagaaaatggagaattcATCCTGCAAGTGGTCGTGTCCTTTCAACAGTTGCCACATTTGGGTCTTCAGCTGAAAGAGAGAAATCCAAAGAAAATCAGTGTTTCATTCCACATCATCACATTCTTCTCAGAAGGATTTCTCAAAGCAAGTAGAACATCAAGGCTTATTAGACCTCCAACATGGAAgtttatcacagaatcttcttggttggaagtgacctttgagatcgagtccaaccacaaaaaaaaaaaccaacccaaaacacaccaaacaccaaaacaaaaccaaaaaccacacaaaacaaccaaccccacaccacacccacccacaaacagacacaaaccaacactctcgggcactagagcatgccctgaagtgccgcgtctacacgtttcttaaatacctccagggatggcgactccaccacctccctgggcaggccgttccagtgcctgaccaccctctcagtgaagtaattcttcctaatacctaatctaaacctctcctgccccaacttcagaccatttcctctgctcctgtcattattcccttgggagaagaggccaacacccacctctctacaccctcctttcagggagttgtagagggcaatgaggtcccccctcagcctcctcttctccaaactaaacatgcccggttccctcagcctctcctcgtgtgacttgttctccagacccctccccagcttggtggctctcctctggacacgctccagcagctcagtgtccttcctgtagtgaggggcccagaactgaacacagcactcgaggtgaggcctcaccagtgcccagtacagaggcaccatcactgccctgctcctgctggccacgctgttcctcacacaggccaggatgccgttggccttcttggccacctgggcacactgctggctcacgttaagccggctgtccaccaacaccccatgCTCGCACTGGTACTACTTCTTCAATATTTTGAGATCATTCCACATCCAGCTATCCAATTAGCATAGGAATATCCCTCCAGAATTCTGGGCAGATTCTGCAGGAGGCACTAAGCTAAAATTTCACCTGCAAGGTGATAAAAGCAAGGTGGAGGTAGGAGAGAGGAGACACACAGCGCCAGTTCTCTACCACGCCCCACACGGGGAGATCACACTTGATAAACTCCCATGGTCTCAAAGAGCAGCAGAGGGGACGAGGGAAGCAGGGCAGCGATGCCATTCTTGGGGTTTTGAGAGACAGGAGACACCAGGATGCCTGATTACCTCTGCAATCTCCTGGGGGAGGCAatctgcacagctctgcagaactTTGATGATCTTTTGATGGTGGGCAGGATTTTCAGCAAAACAAATCTCCAGCTGCCTGAGAAACTTCCGGCTTTTTTCAAATGCTTGCTGCTCTTCAAACTgaccaaaagaaaaagattcaTCCCTCATGTTCAAGAATATATTTCCAAGCATCTCTAGTTGGCTTAAGCAAGTTACAAACTGCCCGTCTTACTACTTGTTTCCCACTTGTTTTGCCACCCCTTGCAAAACTGGGAAGAGGTGGAGGAACAGAAACAAGACTTCGTATAATCAACACTCACGTGAGCTATAAAGTTTTGCTTCAACCATATACACATAAGATAGGAAAACCCAGAAAGAATGTAAGAGGTGAAAACCTCTATCTTACAAAGTGGAAGGCTGATTTGTGAGACAAGGGAACCATTCCACTTGCTGCACGTTGTCTCTGCAGTCAGGTTCTGCGATATAACTGGGAAAGGCTGATTCTCCACAGAAACACCGAGTATGAGACTTAAAACAAACACTAGACCTTTCAATTCTGATTAATAAAACAGCAAGGTAAGCAAATGATTTGCCTGCCGTTTACCTTTCTTGCCTTAGGAAGAATCCCTTATTCTTTCACTCCCACTAGCATTCAACATTGCCTGCTTAAAAATTTGGTCTCCTCCTTTCTTATACTTACCAGTCCACACTCCAAAGCTTGTTCCGGTAGAAGAAAGGCAGCAAAGTCTGTGAGCAACTGTGGCCAGTCATGCAACAGTTTCTGTAAAGTGGAATAGAGATCCACAGCCGTTCGCTTGCCTGTGCTAATCTCAAACTCATAGATAACACGCAGAAAGTCTTCATACTTTCCAGGAACATGCTGCAAGGCTTCACGCACCTGGAAAAAGCAACAGACCTTTACAGAAGTACATAATGTCCAAGAAAGAAACAAGTTAATTTAGTAATCTTTGATCTCTAGATCTCTAAATCTCAGAATTTACACAGTGCTTCCAGTTCTCTTGAGCCAACCAAGTCTCCTCCTTAAAGATAAATCTGAACTGTTCACAAGAAAGAAGGGAACCAAACCCAAGCCTAGGAAATTCTGACATTAAAAGGAGCCGAGTGTTGGGGAttgcctgcagccagcagctaagcaccccCCGACAGCCACCCACTCTCTCCCCACCTTCCGCAAGCGggacaggggagggaagaggaagagcaaaagcaagaaaacacatAGGGCAAGataaaagacagtttaataagtaaaggagACCACCATACGGGGTGCTATGAAGAAAGATAACTCCATCCCAACCAGATTCAGTACATCCAGTTAGAACTGGCAGTTACGGGGCTCAGGCATGAACCGTGTTAGAGGACTCTGTGTGTCCAGTGTTCCTGTTTCTGGGTTACACCTAGCCTGGCTCACCCTGGTTAGATAGGCTTGggcaaatgccagatccttctgTTCCCGCAGGGGATCTCTCTCCAGGATGTCTTCATCATACAAGAGCAGCAGCTTAGATGTATCTTTGCTAGCACGAGCCCGTCCCCTCTTATTTCTGGTTCTGTGGGAGCTCCTGCTCTTCCCGGAGGCTTTCATATTTTCTCCTGTGAAGAAGCACAAAGCAAGTTGTACAGGTACTTTTCACATGTTCCCTCAGCTGGCAGAGAACTCCTCTTTAGATCAATATTGCAATAGGAAAAGCAGGATTTCAGAGTTAGTGGTAAGTTAACTGTTTGCACTCTCCTGGAAGCGTATGAGTAATATGTTTTTCATTAGTCAGGCTGACTAACATATTCCAAATTGGCTGTTTCTTTTTATAGTGcctgatgggaagaaaaaaaaaaatcttgatacaGGAACAAAcccctcctggctgttcctcagcTAGAACCTGCCCAGAACCAATAGATCCATCTCCTGCATACCAGGGGCAAAAAGAGCATAGTGGGTGAACAGAGATACGATATGAGCATCAGAGCTGGCTGTAACGCTTGCAAATTAGTCTTTCAGCTTATTATTTACACAGATAGAGTTAACATCACAGATAAATAACTGCTGTCACAAAAtagggaatgaaatactaagagCTGCTACATCACAATTTTGATGTCTTCAGATGAGGAATCTTTTGGTCTAACAGGCTGAGGTCCACTGCTCAACTTCATCTACCACCTGCTAGATTCTGCTAAggtattattttgtttcatttatttttccccaacCTGACTTtataacacaaaattaaatttagCAAAAATTTGACTATATAATATTGTTCTTATATAGGTATCAGGTATTAGCTGGCACAAATTACAAATCTTATGTTTGCAAATTTTTGAAGCACAAATGCATTACAATGGACTAAAAACACTCGGTTCACATACACAAGGGCTTCTATACTAAAAAGTGTTTTCACAGAATTATGattgctgcaaaatttaatttcCAGATGGAAAGCATCTGGAAGTTACCCAGGTACAGTTTCccaattgttttgcttttaatgcaGAGAGCAGTTCTATTTCTCCATGCCCTGTGTCCAAACAAACTGACAGAACCTACCTGCTGGCATTCTGTGGGCTTCCACCTGTGGGGCGGCCTTTGTCAAGGTGAAGGCAGATTTAGGTTCCTCCGATGTATCACCACATACTTCATCATCTTTCTGTAAACTCTctattccttccccttcctcctcctcctcctccggctcaGAGTTCTCTTCCTGGGAATTCTCTTCTTCAGAATCTCCTTCTTGGCTTAACCGTCTCTCTGTTGCGAGCCAAGTAAGTTTTTCCATTGTCTCCTTAGAAagccacaacaacaaaaatgtcacattgttttctttcagtgtttgttttgatGTCATTCAGCAACTAGCTCATTCCATCATAATTCTACCAGCCAATTTCACAGATCAACATCTGACCAAGTAGAGGATTCTACTGAACGGGCAGAACTCAACAACAACCACAACTGCCTATTTTTGTAtcacacacaaaattaaatttgAGAATCTGTCACTTTTAAAAGCCGTAAGTCAGATGGGATTCCGTAATGATCATCTTAGTTCTTAAAGGCTTGCTGGAATTGGgacctggaaaatatttttcacttaaagTACTTCTTAAAGAACAGCCTCAGCTGAGGAAGTCCTTATAACTCAGCAGAATTTAAATCTGTGTGTTTGCAAGATATCCCTTTAGTTTGGACTTAGAATCTTCTCAGGAAAATGTGGTGTCCaatttttcagtaaaactgcACAATACCATGCCATTCTATGACTATTTTTCCAATTGGATTCCAATTGTGATTTGCCCTGACTCCACTAGGGTGTTTCAGGACGTGGGTATTTGTCATTAACaagtttttttagttttgtttgcttttacctGAAGTTCTGGCACTGAAAGAATAGATTCTTCTGAGGCTgatgacatttcttcatcttcatcttgtGTAAAATCATCAAAGtcgtcttcttcctcttcttcttgtccttctctctctcctccagctTCAGGGCCCGCTGGTGTCCCAACAGACTGGCCATCTATACTGGATGAATCCTCTGGTCTTCCTAGTGGGCTACTAAATTCTGCCTCAACATCTGCTGCGTAAGGAAGATTCTTTGGAGACTCACTACTTACTTGTGGTCCAGCAACACCACCTGCATCCATCTGCTGTTCACCCTGGGGAGATGACTGCAAAGCCCGTCGTTCTTCTTCTCCCTTCTCGTCACACAAAGGATgctcctttttaatttcttttgggtCATTTGAACATGAACATGCAGCCTCCATGTTCAGCTCCTGGCCAAGATCCAGCATGAATTCCTCCTTCACTTCAGCACATAAAAGATCCCTCTTCTGTACTGGATTTACTTCCTTGCTAGCATCATTTGAATCTTCAGACTCGATTTTCATTGTTTCGTCTGGATCTTCTAAATGAGCCAAGAGGTCTGCAGACAGTGGCTCTGAAGCATTCTCACCTCCTTCTACCACTGCCCAGCTACAGCAGTTACCTTTATTTACGTTTTCCTGACCGCCATTATTTGAAGTGCCAGGATTTGTACTACTCTCCTTCTTGGGGGAGACAGTGGAGCACGAAACATACAGTTCTGGGGGTTCAACCTTGGGCTCCACCATGGGATAGGTGTTTTTGTTATTTCCAGCTGGGCAGGAAGGAACCAGATTCAGCTGTTCCTCATTTTCACAAACAGGTGATGCAGAAAGACTAACAGGGTTAGGAGAGACTAACAATGAAGGAATTGAAGAAGTCACTAGAGGCTGATTTAATGGACACGGGAAAGTGGATGGATTTACCAGTAAGGTTGTAACCGGAATAGCCTGAGTGCCTCTACCAACTGTTGTATTTATGGGCTGAATCATATTGCAACCATTGCCTATATTAACCACTTTCACTGTGGTAGCAGGTACAGTAAGGATGACAGGAGATGGCTGAATCAAAGGTGAGGTCTTTATCAGCGAGGCAGATTttgtcccttttttcttttggtatccCTTACGAACACAAGGTTTGCGTATTTTCGCTCCGGCCAAAGCTGGCAGCATCAGTTTTGGCTGCAAAGTTACTGGGTTTGAGGACATTAGAGCTGGCGGTACAGCACCTGAGAAAGCTTGTCTGGAGTCTGAATGTGAAGCAGACAGCACATTCGGAAATTCCAAGCCATCCCCACTTCCTACTACTGCTGGAACATTCAAAGGCTGCACTCCTGGCACCGTCTGCATAACTGCAGCTGGCTGGATTAGCCGAGGAATCTGAACCATAACTTTGCTGGGAGGAGCTTCTGACTGGGACAACTTCACAGTTTTCTGGATGTTAATAGTGTTGGAACTGGGCTGCAGACAAGGACTCGGTCGAATGAGGACAGGCTTCAGAGCTGAAGACCTCTGCCTCCTCCATGCTCTCCTAGAGAATCGATTCGCAAGGGGCTTCAAGGTCAGCACTAGTCCCTTTGGCATGAGTAGGGGGTATTTTTCATCACATTCTGTGTCTGaagtttcctttcctgtccccaaAAAGACAGATTCTGCATCAGGTGAACCTGGCATCTCCCTGGCATCTTCTGCTAATTGCTTCAGTTCCCCCTGGATGGAGGACAAGCTTGCCTAAAGGGAACAGGAGATCATTAGTCCAGTCCACAGGCTATTCCTCTCTTACCACCTTCAAACAGCGCCAGAGAAGGCGACAGGCAGCAACTTGCTTCTGTAAGTAAAGtggtttttatttactttctattACTGTATAGTACTTTCTATTAATGACTTTTACTCCAAAGCCTTCAAAAGAATCTCAGAgcctgaaaaaaacaacagaactgaATTGCTTTATAAAGGTTCCTTAAACAAATACAGGAATATGTGGGAAGGAAGCTTCACTGTTACAATGAAATACAATGGGCGATTAAGAGAACTGGATTTTATGGCATCCAAGTCTAATTTTTTCCTCAGGCACAGTCCTCTTCGACTGACTTGCAAACATGGTTACCACACTTCCAACTTAGTCTTCCTCGTGCAAAGAGTCTCAGAGAAAGAATCCTTACAAAGTGTGAGACATCTGGGTATAACAGAAGTAACAGCCACACTCCAGGTGAAGATAACCTtaacaaaacccaccccaaaaccccaggtttcttttttcctcttagaaGGTGAGGTTTTAAGGGAGAAGAACGTGCCCTGTCTCATGGCTGTACTACAGTGGGAGAGACGGCAACACTGCTAACCATAAGGCAAGAATCAGACTATGTTGATTAACAGATTAACgaagccaaataaaaaaaatcaacacaccAAACCAGTGAAATTAGAAATACACCCATGTAGCAGAACAAGGATGTGACAACAAACACTGTGTGTCCATGATAACTTCCATTCTGTACTGCAGCTGGGCCGCCAAGCACTGAGAGCGGTGTATAATGCTTCAGGTTGCTAAATACTCCTGCTCTGGCTACATTCACTAGCTAGGCTCAGGGTGACACGGGCTCCCACGCAATACAATCAGACTGCCTTTTGACTTCAGAGCTGTAGGCTAGCCAACAGCTCGCTCTGACCTAGGctgtaaagaaaagggaagaaagaaaaaaacaaccaaccaaacaaaaatcccaaaagaAATCAACGAACAACAAACTCTGTGCTGGATGAAGAATAGCAGAACCTACCTTTAGCCAGAACGGCAGGCGATGTTCTTCTCTCTCCACAGGTGGCTTCCACTCATTAGGCTGGATTTCCTCACAGCACTTGAACAGAACAGGcaactgttttgtctttttatagtACTATGTGGAGACAGGAGAGAGTGCAAGACAAGATGACTGCAGTCAGATCACACATCCAACAACTGCTGGGAGGAAGGATGAGAACTGTGCTCTGTAACAGTGCTCACGTGAATAAAGCGATTCTCATTGCCACTACTTTAATAAGGTACTACCCGCAGAAacgttaaaaaaagaataatg
The sequence above is a segment of the Numenius arquata chromosome 27, bNumArq3.hap1.1, whole genome shotgun sequence genome. Coding sequences within it:
- the LOC141475888 gene encoding LOW QUALITY PROTEIN: GON-4-like protein (The sequence of the model RefSeq protein was modified relative to this genomic sequence to represent the inferred CDS: deleted 1 base in 1 codon) → MAGRRLRGGRSPRRFRFLRGERDGAAEPGCGRRSPAASRFPVFQVGAGMSLSLKMLPCKKRRAAVAGPQSPREDGELPGTAASSSAGAADGGFPAKPAPAGRAGRPPSFGPGVWRGPGEASLKGGRRAPGRPAPGLAQEAAGAKEAALPECRGSSEAAAEGKGRTPKLCTEVEVNSQRDPYLPENQSAVQESPVRSSLQLAVRNPAAMKPLKNTRAGEWPQQTDEENEDLGLFNPLEEQDGEDIEKRKRRRKATKRKREGKSQEEEGSLSCDIKLDDTLDRTLEDGAKQHNLTVVNVRNILHEVITNEHVVAMMKAAISETEDIPLFEPKMTRSKLKEVVEKGVVIPTWNISPIKKANEVKPPQFVDIPLEEDDSSDEEYQPEDEDEDETAEESLLESDVESTASSPRGAKRSRTRRSSDEEGGTLCEMEKVTTPVVRHISAEVVPMGPPPPPKPKQSKDSTFMEKLHAVDEELASSPVCMDSYQSLEDSLIAFRTRSKRPLKDVPLGQLEAELRAPDITPDMYDPNTADDEEWKRWLGGLMNDDVENEDEADDDDDPEYNFLEDLDEPDTEDFRNDRAVRITKKEVNELMEELFETFQDEMGFSNMEDEGPEDEDNVTESRPNFNTPQALRFEEPLANLLNEQHRTVKEQLEQLRMKKSSIKPPQEIEKSKPQNEKPLQSLVLDSVQRKRLQQQMQQHVQLLTQIHLLASSNPALSSEASTTRMFLSELGNFARSSTLLRQSFNPKFQTMFQPCNLKGALQLIEDFHAQVQVDWSPRKAVKKSANEFPCLPKQVAWILATRRVFMYPELLPICSLKANPPRDKIIFTKAEDNLLALGLKHFEGTEFPKPLISKYLLPTKTAHQLTVRIKNLNMNRAPDNIIRYYKKTKQLPVLFKCCEEIQPNEWKPPVEREEHRLPFWLKASLSSIQGELKQLAEDAREMPGSPDAESVFLGTGKETSDTECDEKYPLLMPKGLVLTLKPLANRFSRRAWRRQRSSALKPVLIRPSPCLQPSSNTINIQKTVKLSQSEAPPSKVMVQIPRLIQPAAVMQTVPGVQPLNVPAVVGSGDGLEFPNVLSASHSDSRQAFSGAVPPALMSSNPVTLQPKLMLPALAGAKIRKPCVRKGYQKKKGTKSASLIKTSPLIQPSPVILTVPATTVKVVNIGNGCNMIQPINTTVGRGTQAIPVTTLLVNPSTFPCPLNQPLVTSSIPSLLVSPNPVSLSASPVCENEEQLNLVPSCPAGNNKNTYPMVEPKVEPPELYVSCSTVSPKKESSTNPGTSNNGGQENVNKGNCCSWAVVEGGENASEPLSADLLAHLEDPDETMKIESEDSNDASKEVNPVQKRDLLCAEVKEEFMLDLGQELNMEAACSCSNDPKEIKKEHPLCDEKGEEERRALQSSPQGEQQMDAGGVAGPQVSSESPKNLPYAADVEAEFSSPLGRPEDSSSIDGQSVGTPAGPEAGGEREGQEEEEEDDFDDFTQDEDEEMSSASEESILSVPELQETMEKLTWLATERRLSQEGDSEEENSQEENSEPEEEEEEGEGIESLQKDDEVCGDTSEEPKSAFTLTKAAPQVEAHRMPAGENMKASGKSRSSHRTRNKRGRARASKDTSKLLLLYDEDILERDPLREQKDLAFAQAYLTRVREALQHVPGKYEDFLRVIYEFEISTGKRTAVDLYSTLQKLLHDWPQLLTDFAAFLLPEQALECGLFEEQQAFEKSRKFLRQLEICFAENPAHHQKIIKVLQSCADCLPQEIAELKTQMWQLLKGHDHLQDEFSIFFDHLRPSANRMGDFEEINWTEEKEYEFDGFEEVSLPDVEEEDEPPKMHTATKNKKRKEIGGQNNDKEVEWVDGMKECSCSCHEGSSDLKLKKSKRRSCSHCSSKVCENKFYKAKDSQELTTSLVQQESSPQPEGKDSGMSKEPAGENLENRDEGEDVQSRARTLLRKVETLASGSPLEGKIVSSRHVSSEKAALPDNEVRGGVGAAGNTAEGSDSSITGPRCTHLQKPTLKLPQETKDFPCTEGRESEGLNQPHQGKADASFGLSRDLLLSSPPATAQDLTGPGSSSGGSLCQTKGLYSDSSEKLSVFGQPSKSGVKELEGPPLPREGKPEAKQGWVTVGRKPPLGKSCSSRAPGDCSLETDDPRCTGNFPESRLKANAPNCFQVHQCSEQLEYRAVTASLGQKEEEQEQQQQRVTEATVCAKNSKVSSTGEKVVLWTREADRVILTTCQEKGAQLETFQAISQKLGNKTASEVSHRFRELMRLFHTSCDGSSEDEEDATSTSNTDQLSDKDLLLSEEEPDD